In one Pseudomonas sp. SG20056 genomic region, the following are encoded:
- a CDS encoding AmpG family muropeptide MFS transporter, with amino-acid sequence MPRKSWRDAIAAYSSPSTLVLLLLGFAAGLPYMLVFSTLSVWLREAGVARDTIGFASLIGLAYAFKWVWSPLLDQWRLPLLGKLGRRRSWLVLSQILIAIGLAGMALCDPQTHLTWLISLAVLVAFASATQDIAVDAYRLEIVDDTRQAALAASYMAGYRVAALLATAGALYFAEGFGSTALLYQHGAWAGTYLLFALLMLPGLLTSLWMREPDVPLRTQLAAARYGFSHQIASVLVLIVLLVSVPAMFTQFYNTDFASVINGEASMLDLLLEDRAFLRALLYTILTSLCLSTMGRRGLAPVLTPVNDFIVRYRWQAFLLLGLIATYRMSDTVMGVMANVFYIDQGFTKDQIASVSKLFGLVMTLIGAGFGGLLIVRFGILPILFIGGAASAATNLLFLMLTGMGADLQMLIVTISADNFSAGLATAAFVAYLSSLTNLKFSATQYALLSSIMLLLPRLIGGYSGVMVEKFGYAQFFLVTALLGIPTLLLIILQWRRERPQTSDANATNAAEQPD; translated from the coding sequence ATGCCCCGTAAAAGCTGGCGTGATGCCATTGCTGCCTACTCCAGCCCCTCAACCTTGGTGCTGCTGCTTCTAGGGTTCGCCGCTGGCCTGCCCTATATGCTGGTGTTCTCCACCCTGTCTGTCTGGTTACGCGAAGCCGGCGTGGCCCGCGACACCATTGGTTTTGCCAGCCTGATCGGCCTGGCATATGCCTTCAAATGGGTCTGGTCGCCGCTGCTTGATCAGTGGCGACTGCCGCTGCTGGGCAAACTGGGCCGCCGACGCTCCTGGTTGGTGCTATCTCAGATCCTGATCGCCATCGGCCTCGCTGGTATGGCCCTGTGTGACCCGCAAACCCATCTGACCTGGCTGATTTCCCTGGCCGTGCTGGTGGCCTTCGCTTCGGCCACCCAGGACATCGCCGTTGATGCCTACCGCCTGGAAATCGTCGACGACACCCGCCAGGCCGCGCTGGCCGCCAGCTATATGGCCGGCTACCGCGTCGCCGCCCTGCTGGCCACCGCCGGCGCGCTGTATTTCGCCGAAGGCTTTGGCTCCACCGCCCTGCTCTATCAGCACGGCGCATGGGCCGGCACCTACCTGCTGTTTGCCCTGCTGATGTTGCCGGGCCTGCTGACCAGCCTGTGGATGCGCGAGCCGGATGTGCCACTGCGCACGCAACTGGCCGCGGCGCGTTATGGCTTTAGCCACCAGATCGCCTCGGTACTGGTACTGATTGTGTTGCTGGTATCGGTACCGGCGATGTTTACCCAGTTCTATAACACCGACTTCGCCAGCGTGATCAACGGCGAAGCCAGCATGCTTGACCTGCTACTGGAAGACCGCGCCTTCCTGCGCGCCCTGCTCTACACCATCCTCACCAGCCTTTGCCTGTCCACCATGGGTCGCCGCGGCCTGGCGCCGGTGCTGACGCCAGTCAACGACTTTATCGTGCGTTACCGCTGGCAGGCCTTTCTGCTGCTCGGGTTGATTGCCACCTACCGCATGTCGGACACCGTGATGGGCGTGATGGCCAACGTGTTCTACATCGACCAAGGCTTTACCAAGGATCAGATTGCCAGCGTCAGTAAGCTCTTCGGTTTGGTCATGACCCTGATTGGTGCAGGCTTTGGCGGCCTGCTGATCGTGCGCTTCGGTATTCTGCCGATCCTTTTTATCGGTGGCGCAGCCTCGGCGGCGACCAATCTGCTGTTCCTTATGCTTACCGGCATGGGCGCAGACCTGCAGATGCTGATCGTGACCATTTCCGCCGACAACTTCAGCGCAGGCTTGGCCACAGCGGCGTTCGTCGCCTACCTGTCGAGCCTGACCAACCTGAAGTTCTCCGCCACCCAGTACGCCTTGCTCAGCTCGATCATGCTGCTACTGCCGCGCCTGATTGGCGGCTACTCAGGGGTAATGGTGGAGAAGTTCGGCTACGCCCAGTTCTTCCTGGTCACCGCCTTGCTGGGTATTCCGACACTGCTGCTGATCATTCTGCAATGGCGCCGCGAACGACCGCAGACCAGCGATGCCAACGCGACTAACGCCGCAGAGCAGCCTGACTGA
- a CDS encoding lipopolysaccharide kinase InaA family protein, which produces MTVAFSNVSSLFSPASLESWWQIQGEWVEEPNDRRGGYSGVQRIWKDDTLLYAKRQTGHIHRSLLHPFGRPTVLRERDALLGARKAGVTVPEIIYCAAEHNAQGWRALLVTKALDGFQPIDDWYAGNGRERYGEALHQQVLQKVAQSLASLHTARWQHGCIYIKHIFVRINDEGQTLTPEVALLDLEKCRRRLTSKQAALHDMLQLRRHSPWDQADWQSLINHYQLAMGRSFKTLYNATSR; this is translated from the coding sequence ATGACCGTAGCATTCAGTAACGTCAGCAGCTTATTTAGCCCAGCCAGCCTCGAAAGCTGGTGGCAGATCCAGGGAGAATGGGTCGAAGAGCCCAACGACCGCCGCGGCGGTTACAGCGGCGTTCAGCGCATCTGGAAGGACGACACGCTGCTCTATGCCAAGCGTCAGACCGGGCATATCCACCGCAGCCTGCTCCATCCCTTTGGCCGTCCCACTGTGTTACGCGAACGCGATGCACTGCTCGGCGCTCGCAAGGCGGGAGTAACCGTCCCAGAGATCATCTACTGCGCGGCGGAACATAACGCCCAGGGATGGCGCGCCTTGCTAGTGACCAAGGCACTGGACGGTTTTCAACCTATTGATGACTGGTACGCAGGCAATGGCCGCGAGCGGTACGGCGAAGCACTGCACCAACAAGTGCTGCAGAAAGTAGCGCAAAGCCTGGCGAGTTTGCACACCGCGCGCTGGCAGCACGGCTGCATCTATATCAAACATATCTTTGTCCGCATCAACGACGAAGGACAGACGCTGACTCCCGAGGTAGCACTGCTCGACCTCGAGAAATGCCGCCGTCGCCTGACCAGCAAGCAAGCCGCGTTGCACGACATGCTGCAACTGCGGCGCCATTCGCCGTGGGATCAGGCCGACTGGCAAAGCCTGATCAACCACTACCAGCTGGCGATGGGCCGCAGTTTCAAAACGCTCTACAACGCCACCAGTCGCTAA
- a CDS encoding mechanosensitive ion channel domain-containing protein, giving the protein MDMNVEQLVKMSEAWLPVVLEYSGKLTLALITMLIGWWLISKLTGSIGRLLNMRQVDRALSSFICSLAGIVLKVLLLVSVASMIGVETTSFIAVIGAAGLAIGLALQGSLANFAGGVLIMLFRPFRAGDWIEAQGVSGSVDSIQIFHTTLKTADNKVVIVPNGSLSNGHITNYSRESTRRVDINLGIDYSSDIKQAREVLLDIARDPRVHQNPAPVVFVTGLGDSAINLSLRIWVATPDFWPVTFAFTEQAKDRLSEAGIGIPFPQRVVHLVQQPTV; this is encoded by the coding sequence ATGGATATGAACGTCGAACAACTGGTGAAGATGTCAGAAGCCTGGCTGCCTGTGGTGCTCGAATACAGCGGCAAGCTGACCCTGGCCTTGATCACCATGCTGATCGGTTGGTGGCTGATCAGCAAACTCACCGGCAGCATTGGCCGTTTGCTCAATATGCGTCAGGTCGACCGCGCGCTGAGCAGTTTTATCTGCAGCCTGGCCGGTATCGTGCTGAAGGTGTTGCTGCTGGTCAGCGTGGCCTCGATGATCGGCGTGGAAACCACTTCCTTTATCGCGGTGATCGGTGCTGCCGGTTTGGCCATTGGCCTGGCCTTGCAGGGCAGCCTGGCGAACTTCGCTGGCGGGGTATTGATCATGCTGTTTCGCCCGTTTCGTGCTGGCGACTGGATTGAGGCGCAGGGCGTTTCGGGCAGTGTCGACAGCATCCAGATTTTCCATACCACGCTGAAAACCGCGGATAACAAAGTGGTGATCGTGCCCAACGGCAGTCTGTCGAACGGCCATATCACCAACTATTCGCGCGAATCCACGCGCCGTGTCGATATCAACCTGGGAATCGATTACTCAAGCGACATCAAGCAAGCCCGCGAAGTGTTGCTGGATATCGCCAGGGATCCACGGGTGCACCAGAACCCGGCGCCTGTAGTGTTTGTTACCGGGCTGGGCGACAGCGCAATCAATCTGTCACTGCGCATCTGGGTGGCGACGCCGGATTTCTGGCCTGTGACTTTCGCCTTCACCGAGCAGGCCAAGGATCGCCTCAGCGAGGCGGGCATCGGCATCCCATTCCCGCAGCGGGTGGTGCATCTGGTGCAGCAACCCACTGTCTGA
- a CDS encoding YajQ family cyclic di-GMP-binding protein produces the protein MPSFDVVSELDKHEVTNAIDSAIKELDRRYDLRGKGSFELKELTVNLTADADFQLEQMVEILKLCLVKRKIDVQCLEFKDAYASGKSVKQEVILREGIEKDLAKKIVAHIKDIKLKVQAAIQGEQVRITGKKRDDLQEAIAALRAKDFGMPLQFNNFRD, from the coding sequence ATGCCCTCGTTCGACGTGGTGTCCGAGTTGGACAAACATGAAGTTACCAACGCCATCGACAGCGCTATAAAAGAGCTGGATCGTCGTTATGACCTGCGCGGTAAAGGTAGCTTTGAGCTGAAAGAGCTGACTGTCAACCTGACAGCTGATGCGGATTTTCAGTTGGAGCAGATGGTTGAGATTCTCAAGCTCTGCCTGGTCAAACGCAAGATTGACGTACAGTGCCTGGAGTTCAAGGACGCCTACGCGTCTGGCAAGAGCGTCAAGCAGGAAGTGATCCTGCGTGAAGGGATTGAGAAGGACCTGGCGAAGAAGATCGTCGCGCACATCAAGGACATCAAACTCAAGGTGCAGGCTGCCATTCAGGGCGAGCAGGTACGTATTACCGGCAAGAAGCGTGATGATCTGCAGGAAGCGATTGCCGCCTTGCGTGCCAAGGACTTCGGCATGCCGTTGCAGTTCAACAACTTTCGCGATTGA
- a CDS encoding response regulator, whose amino-acid sequence MPNPHLSILVVDDAKFSSAMIGRALTQAGYQDLRFASSAAEAISLLEQRPASVLLADWLMPEMNGLELTVQVRQFDEMAHHYTYVILLTGKEGENVLGEAFDSGVDDFISKAAMNEQLVPRVYAADRLCNTLQRLLQENRLLTENIASLEQRNLIDPLTGLGNNRYLHQKMLDSLRQVESRGGALCYLLIGLQDMHELHQRHGDAFYNELLTGVARRLQQLVRPLDVLVRTDESHFGLITLLTDLHECSPSSFKRLHEGINLKAFKTSEGFISLKAGISLVGLDAKGLPITPQQITEHAARLLPDSHSTGLVTALRLSLPQ is encoded by the coding sequence ATGCCTAACCCCCACCTGAGCATTTTGGTCGTCGATGACGCCAAGTTCTCCAGCGCCATGATCGGGCGCGCCCTGACCCAGGCGGGCTATCAGGATCTCCGTTTTGCCAGCAGCGCCGCCGAAGCCATCAGCCTGCTGGAGCAGCGCCCGGCCAGCGTCCTACTCGCCGACTGGCTGATGCCGGAGATGAACGGCCTGGAACTGACCGTTCAGGTGCGTCAGTTCGATGAAATGGCCCACCACTACACCTACGTCATCCTGCTCACCGGCAAGGAAGGCGAAAACGTATTGGGTGAAGCCTTCGACAGCGGCGTCGATGACTTCATCAGCAAGGCAGCGATGAACGAGCAACTGGTGCCGCGCGTCTACGCCGCCGACCGCCTGTGCAACACCCTGCAGCGCCTGCTGCAGGAAAATCGCCTGCTCACCGAAAACATCGCCAGCCTGGAACAGCGCAACCTGATCGACCCGCTCACCGGCCTGGGTAACAACCGCTACCTGCACCAGAAGATGCTCGACAGCCTGCGCCAGGTGGAATCGCGCGGCGGCGCACTGTGCTACCTGCTGATTGGCCTGCAGGACATGCATGAGCTGCACCAGCGGCATGGCGACGCCTTCTACAACGAACTGCTTACCGGCGTAGCACGACGCCTGCAACAACTGGTACGGCCACTGGATGTACTGGTGCGCACGGACGAAAGCCACTTCGGCCTGATCACCCTGCTGACCGACCTGCATGAGTGCTCGCCGAGCAGCTTCAAGCGCCTGCATGAAGGCATCAACCTCAAGGCGTTCAAGACCAGCGAAGGCTTTATCAGCCTCAAGGCGGGTATCAGCCTGGTGGGTCTGGATGCAAAAGGTCTGCCCATCACTCCGCAACAAATCACCGAGCACGCAGCCAGGCTATTGCCCGATTCGCACAGCACCGGGCTGGTGACCGCCCTGCGCCTGTCTTTGCCGCAATAA
- a CDS encoding putative 2-dehydropantoate 2-reductase — translation MWHILGAGSLGTLWATRLARAGLPVQLILRDSARLHRYQQAGGLTLIEQGNAQHYPIPAQTPDHPEPIQRLLLACKAYDAATAVSQLAPRLAPGAEILLLQNGLGSQDEVARAAPLARYIFASSTEGAFRQADFQVVFAGHGHTWLGDPLELRPPTWLEDLHQAGIVHDWSLDILSRLWRKLALNCAINPLTVLHDCRNGGLREHPAQVACLCSELSELLHRCGQSAAAEDLHDEVQRVILATAANYSSMHQDVSQGRRTEIAYLLGYACNAAQRHQLVLPHLQALHSQLLAHLNARGLPSH, via the coding sequence ATGTGGCATATCCTCGGCGCCGGTAGCCTCGGCACCCTATGGGCCACGCGCCTGGCACGCGCTGGCCTGCCGGTGCAGTTGATCCTGCGCGACTCGGCGCGTCTGCACCGCTATCAACAGGCCGGCGGGCTGACCCTGATTGAACAGGGCAACGCGCAGCACTACCCCATCCCCGCGCAAACACCCGATCACCCCGAGCCGATCCAACGCCTACTGCTGGCCTGCAAGGCCTATGACGCCGCCACTGCCGTAAGCCAACTGGCACCACGCCTGGCCCCTGGCGCCGAAATCCTCTTGCTGCAAAATGGCCTGGGTAGCCAGGACGAAGTCGCTCGCGCCGCACCCCTGGCACGCTACATCTTTGCCTCCAGCACCGAAGGCGCGTTTCGTCAGGCGGATTTTCAGGTGGTGTTTGCCGGCCACGGCCACACCTGGCTCGGCGACCCGCTTGAGCTGCGACCGCCAACCTGGCTGGAAGACTTGCACCAAGCCGGCATTGTTCACGACTGGAGCCTGGATATCCTCAGCCGGCTGTGGCGCAAGCTGGCGCTGAACTGCGCGATCAACCCACTGACCGTGCTGCACGACTGCCGTAATGGCGGGCTACGCGAACACCCGGCGCAGGTCGCTTGCCTGTGCAGCGAGCTGAGCGAGTTGCTGCACCGCTGCGGCCAAAGCGCGGCCGCCGAAGACCTACACGACGAAGTGCAACGGGTGATTCTGGCGACTGCCGCCAACTATTCCTCCATGCACCAGGATGTCAGCCAGGGCCGCCGCACGGAAATCGCCTACCTGCTGGGTTACGCCTGTAACGCCGCGCAACGCCACCAACTGGTGCTGCCACATCTACAGGCGCTGCACAGCCAACTGCTGGCCCACCTCAACGCGCGCGGATTGCCCAGCCACTGA